GCTGAATTCTGGTTGATGGCCCAAAAAATGAGAAATTACGAGAAAAGGAGGATCTAGAGGCAAAGACAGTTGTGATGAAGTCTTGTTCTGCTCCCCCGACTGGCTGGTTAAAGTGTAACATTGGTGTCTTCCGGAACAAATTGCAAAACAATTGTGGCTCTGCTTGGGTCTTGAGGAATGAGAAAGGAAAGGTATAATTACACAGCCGCACGGCTTTTGTTAATACCAGAACTGCTGTTGAAGCTACCTATCAAAGTCTATTGTGGACTGTAGATAGTTTGCAGGCTCATCATCTCAACAAAGTTATCATAACTTTAGATGATGATACTTTCTCAAAGGTTATCTTGAGACCAAAAGCTTGGCCAAATTTCAGATGTCAACACATCGAGTTGATGGGAAGATTAAGGAGATTGGAACGGTGGAAGATTATCAAAGAAGATAGATTAACTAATAGAGGGGCTTTCCTCATTGCTCAAAGTGTTATCAAATATGGTTTTGGTCAATCTTATGTTGCTGCAGGAGCTCCTCGATGGCTGATGGATCTCTTTGTTAATGAGGAAACTGTCTCTTCTTTGTAGTTTGGATTGTCTGTGACTGTTTGTGGGTTTTGGCTAGATCATTGGCTGGTTAGGTTGATCTGGATTATGAATTTTTTGGGTGATGTATGGGTTTACAGAGTGGTTGGGTTAGAATCTCCTTTACTCTTGTTTGCTACTGGTTGTAAGATACAATATGCTGTTGCTTTAAGCTTAATATTAACTTACCAGATGAAAacgaaaaaaagagaagaaaccaGGTATATAGCTAAAGTGTGTTTTAAACAAGAAATATTGTTTGATTGATTCATAaagagaaaacatgaaaacaagTTCATGTACATGAGCAAACCCTCTCTCGTTACAATTTATTGAGAACAAAAAATACGTAAAATCTGCTGcacataaattaatttagaatctGAAGCAAGAATATATTAGACACTGTCCTACACCGAATGTTGGAAGAGAtccttagtaatatataagatagatggtcACTCCACTtacaccaattggttttagattGGAAGTATatctagcttaacatggtatcagagctcgaTCCATGCAGTACAACCCGATCCACATCAATCTAGTCCAAAATTGGCTCATCGATCCTTGTCCGAGCATTCCGAGATTGACGCTCAAAGAACCATCTTCTCGATGGGGTGTATTAGACACTTTGTGGCCAACATCGGATGTTGGAAGAGATCAtttgtaatatataagatagatgtccactccacttatcactaattagttttaggttggaagtcaTCTATCTTAACATACCATGAGTTTGATGTGTGGTCTAGTTGCGTTTTTATGTCAAAATGTCGTGATATATAGGCCATATAccagtgtttcaaaaaaaaaaataggccATATACCTTTTATCAAAACTGTATATACTAATTAACAAACCCATTAAAATAGTATTGCATCATTCAGACAATGAAAATAGTATTTTACATAAAATGTCACATGTCACATGCAAGGTCATTGGCCCCAAAACTAATatgtatatgtgtatataatGTCTCTATATATTAGTTTCTCAATGTGCCTCTCTAAacataatctctctctctctctctctctctctcttctccttcttctctcaCTAACCAAATGGATCCTAGCATAGCTGCGACCTCCGTGTTCCGATGGTCTCGGGGTCGCCGGAAGATTCATATCCGCCGTCGAAAGTCTCAGGTAGTGCGTCTTGGCGGGAATAACAACGTGGTACCACGTGGCGGATTCTcgttgaagaagatggtgaggAAGATGAAGCTGAGATGGTTGAGACTACACTACGTGAGACTGGTGAAGAAGATCAACGGGTTTTATCGTAATTTGGTGAAAGAGTTCTTAGACGCAGGAGCTGAGATTGAAGCGATTCAGAAGCGAATGGCAGTTGAAGCAGCTTCGTTTGCGGTTCCGGGTTTCGGTCTATCTTTCGCCTCTATGTCAGTTCATGACCGAGCAAGGCATTTACTTGTatagtaataatattaaaatgatcATATTCATAAGCTTTTTATTACCTTTATTGTTGTTGTAATTGTTtcttataaactataatattattttcacagtGATTTCGTATTTCGTGGAATCATGAGACCGCTGGGATGTGACATTGGTATTAGTAGCATATATggttttaaaactatatagttaATATCCAAACGCAAAAACTATACCATACGTAGGTGAACAAAGATAATAATGAGGTGAGAGATAATAAAACATTGCATGCTGTTTCAATCACAAAAGATATTTTCTACTTTCTagtattaatattttgataaaacaatAGAATGAAAAAGATTACAAGTTAGAAACATATGCATATATGCCTATATAATCTTAAAAATGTGAGTGCGTAGTAACGTGATTAGGAGATACTCCTATCTTGTTAATGGATTGAGTTAAGATGAATGCCTTGCTGGAAATGCAGTTAGGCATTGAGCTGAATAAAATACTAGTACTAACTATCATTATTATTCAGATCTTTATCGATACTGTACACTCATTACATGACAAACTCGCTGATTCCCGatataatttagaaatatttaatcAGATTTTTGACGATTGCTTTACAGGAATCTCTATGCTTAAGCAACCAACTTGGATGATTAGTTATTAGTTTTCCAATTATATATATCGTCACCACCGACTAAATTACCAGGTTTccaaaagtttttctttttctttccctgatattttattaatggaACGAGGCCCAACTGAACCAAGCTCAACACAACATAGAAcacaacaagaaacaaaagctCAACCTCAATGAGTAGAGACACCACCCTAAACACAACAAATGAGACCTTCGACTGGGTGAAAGACATCTGGTCTAGCCACTGCTCCCCGAAGATGAAAGTGTTCACCTGGTCCATCATCCAAAGAGCTCTGCCTCTCGGAGAGAACTTGCAAAGTAGAGGTATTCAAACACAAGCGATGTGCATAAGatgcaaagaaaaagaaacagcaAAGCACATCTTTTTTGAATGCCCTTTCGCTAAGGAAGTATGGAAAAGAATACCTTGGTGGAT
This Brassica napus cultivar Da-Ae chromosome C6, Da-Ae, whole genome shotgun sequence DNA region includes the following protein-coding sequences:
- the BNAC06G06900D gene encoding uncharacterized protein BNAC06G06900D, translating into MDPSIAATSVFRWSRGRRKIHIRRRKSQVVRLGGNNNVVPRGGFSLKKMVRKMKLRWLRLHYVRLVKKINGFYRNLVKEFLDAGAEIEAIQKRMAVEAASFAVPGFGLSFASMSVHDRARHLLV